The following are from one region of the Paenibacillus sp. KS-LC4 genome:
- a CDS encoding ATP-binding protein encodes MITKTYKPYIFKAEAGQSTDDYFNYATAVQTIKSMLEEAFGSPMQLYMQDDGDDVWDWVSDDLASGYEGVKREAAIYDLVEDRSFRFEDSKSEANYRINPSLRNNVISYPEYEVAFARIPFLRQYGLNTEDIIFAKNDEAMRAFLEAMQARQLSERRVTIFTDTKEGFERSKEQITRMVERDEVMMSESLKQQIYRSIDEFFSRDREFFQTYNVPYKRGILLYGKPGNGKTTLVKSIAGSVEAPVAYWQITEYTTSDSIQQVFSAAMKMAPMILVIEDIDSMPESARSFFLNTLDGATSREGLFLIGTTNYPEKIDPALMNRAGRFDRAYEMKLPDKELRLAYLQRKGFGRLAEDADGLMEEAALITDGFSFAQLNELYVSAALQKHYEQSVDLKRVIEELKTDFDKDRRGVWMADKGQKQVGFQTL; translated from the coding sequence ATGATTACCAAAACGTATAAACCTTATATTTTCAAAGCAGAAGCAGGCCAATCCACTGATGATTATTTCAATTATGCAACGGCCGTCCAGACGATTAAGAGCATGCTCGAGGAAGCCTTCGGCTCACCTATGCAGCTGTACATGCAGGATGACGGGGACGATGTGTGGGACTGGGTTTCGGACGATCTCGCGAGTGGATACGAAGGTGTAAAGCGGGAGGCTGCTATCTACGACTTGGTGGAGGATCGCTCCTTTCGTTTCGAGGATTCGAAGTCTGAAGCCAATTACCGGATCAATCCTTCGCTTCGCAATAATGTTATTTCTTATCCCGAATATGAGGTAGCGTTTGCCCGTATTCCTTTTTTGCGCCAGTATGGCCTGAACACGGAAGATATTATTTTTGCGAAAAATGATGAGGCGATGCGTGCTTTTCTCGAAGCGATGCAGGCGAGGCAGCTTAGCGAGCGTCGCGTGACGATTTTTACCGATACGAAGGAAGGGTTTGAGCGCAGCAAGGAGCAAATCACGCGAATGGTAGAACGCGACGAGGTGATGATGAGCGAATCCTTGAAGCAGCAAATTTACCGTTCCATTGATGAGTTTTTCTCTCGAGATCGCGAGTTTTTCCAAACCTATAACGTGCCGTATAAAAGAGGTATTCTCCTGTATGGCAAGCCGGGAAATGGCAAGACGACGCTTGTAAAATCAATCGCAGGCAGCGTAGAGGCTCCTGTCGCCTACTGGCAAATTACGGAGTATACGACGAGCGATTCGATTCAACAGGTGTTTTCCGCCGCGATGAAAATGGCGCCGATGATTCTCGTGATTGAGGATATTGATTCGATGCCGGAGTCGGCACGCTCCTTCTTTCTGAATACGCTCGACGGAGCAACATCCCGTGAAGGGCTGTTTCTAATCGGCACGACGAATTATCCAGAAAAAATTGATCCGGCGCTCATGAACCGCGCAGGCCGCTTCGACCGGGCTTATGAAATGAAGCTGCCTGATAAAGAGCTGCGGCTTGCCTATTTGCAGCGCAAAGGGTTCGGAAGACTCGCAGAGGATGCGGATGGACTTATGGAGGAAGCAGCGTTAATAACGGATGGCTTCTCGTTTGCCCAGCTAAATGAGCTGTATGTATCCGCGGCGCTTCAGAAGCACTACGAGCAGAGTGTAGATTTGAAGCGGGTCATTGAAGAGCTGAAAACAGACTTTGACAAGGATCGCCGCGGAGTATGGATGGCAGATAAAGGACAAAAGCAAGTGGGCTTTCAAACGCTTTAA
- a CDS encoding LacI family DNA-binding transcriptional regulator: MKPTIRDVARMANVSISTVSRVMNAPESVTRDKRQRVLEAIESLNFHPNALARGLIFKRSQMLGVLIPDIRNAYFGEIIRGMEDAAKQLGYNLMICNTDRLPERTITYLDTLNKQQVDGLLFVSDYVQSQYYETMQACGYPVVLVSTVSFEYELPSVKIDEEAAAFEAVNYLIEQGHQHIGLICFTLPDPISGQTRHDGFVRALEQNNLHHCADYVEFATHWFEEAYAATSRLFDRHPHLTAVFACSDEFAMGVISCLNDRGIRVPDQVSVVGFDNQRMSWMTIPKLTTIAQPMYAIGWRAVEKMHEQLEGREAAVLREWLPHELIIRESTLPAPHARLQSIVHKEA, from the coding sequence ATGAAGCCTACGATCCGTGACGTTGCTAGAATGGCTAACGTATCCATCAGCACCGTTTCCCGTGTCATGAATGCGCCGGAATCGGTCACGAGGGATAAGCGACAGCGTGTGCTAGAAGCGATTGAAAGCTTGAATTTTCATCCGAATGCGCTGGCCCGAGGTCTTATATTCAAAAGGTCGCAAATGCTTGGTGTTCTCATTCCCGACATCCGCAACGCTTATTTTGGCGAAATTATTCGCGGCATGGAGGATGCGGCTAAGCAGCTTGGCTACAATTTGATGATTTGCAATACGGACCGGTTGCCAGAGCGAACGATTACTTATCTGGATACGTTGAACAAGCAGCAGGTCGACGGCTTATTGTTCGTCAGCGATTATGTCCAAAGCCAATATTACGAAACGATGCAAGCTTGCGGCTATCCGGTCGTGCTTGTGTCAACCGTGTCTTTCGAATACGAACTTCCATCCGTTAAGATTGACGAGGAGGCCGCTGCTTTTGAAGCGGTCAATTATTTAATCGAACAAGGGCATCAGCATATTGGCCTCATCTGCTTCACGCTGCCCGACCCCATCTCAGGTCAGACCCGCCATGACGGCTTCGTCCGGGCTCTCGAACAAAACAACCTCCATCATTGTGCAGACTACGTAGAGTTTGCAACACACTGGTTTGAAGAAGCATATGCAGCCACCTCTCGCTTATTCGACCGACACCCACACCTAACTGCTGTATTTGCTTGCTCCGATGAATTTGCAATGGGCGTTATTTCCTGCCTGAATGATCGTGGAATCCGTGTTCCCGATCAAGTTTCCGTTGTAGGCTTTGACAACCAGCGCATGTCTTGGATGACGATACCGAAGCTGACGACGATTGCCCAGCCCATGTATGCGATTGGCTGGAGAGCTGTAGAAAAAATGCATGAGCAGCTCGAAGGAAGAGAAGCTGCCGTGCTAAGAGAATGGCTTCCTCACGAGTTAATTATCAGAGAATCGACGCTGCCTGCGCCTCATGCTCGACTCCAAAGCATTGTGCATAAGGAAGCTTAG
- a CDS encoding ABC transporter substrate-binding protein produces the protein MKKPFKFGHTLMLSMVLIMALLVAACSSGSGGSNSTPSEGAAATATPEASAEATKEPEGNADGSPLEQALAGNYKGTKVSMFGPFVDVDQVKFEESIKAFEEQTGIDIQYEGSKEFEATISIRIDGGNAPDISDFPQPGLLANFVKSGKVIDVSQFLDTDKLKSNYNQSWLDMATMEGPSGPIMAGVWNRSSVKSLVWYPKKEFDDAGYTVPNTWDELLALTEQIAADGDPAWAIGIESGAATGWPATDWIEDIMLRTTTPENYDKWVKGELPFTDPIVKNAFEKLSQIWLNDDYVYGGRKSIVTTAFGDSVTPMFDHPPKAWLHRQASFITSFFPEGLKSGEDYDWFYLPSIDEAYGDPVLVAGDLYAMHNDRPEVRAVMEFFTTGESIKTWVQSGGIIAPMNDASLDWYPTDVERRMGELVKNASTLRFDGSDLMPGSVGAGTFWKGTTDYISGTVDLDGALKEIQSGFNN, from the coding sequence TTGAAAAAGCCATTTAAGTTTGGTCACACGCTCATGCTGAGCATGGTTCTAATTATGGCGCTGCTCGTAGCTGCTTGCAGCAGCGGAAGCGGCGGCAGCAATAGCACTCCAAGCGAGGGAGCGGCAGCAACAGCTACACCGGAGGCTAGTGCGGAGGCTACGAAGGAGCCGGAAGGAAACGCGGACGGTTCGCCGCTGGAGCAGGCGCTTGCCGGCAACTACAAAGGAACGAAGGTATCTATGTTTGGTCCATTCGTTGATGTGGACCAAGTGAAATTCGAGGAGAGCATTAAGGCGTTTGAGGAGCAAACGGGCATTGATATTCAATATGAAGGCTCAAAGGAATTCGAGGCGACCATTTCCATTCGAATCGACGGCGGCAATGCGCCGGATATTTCCGACTTCCCACAGCCAGGCCTGCTTGCTAATTTCGTGAAATCGGGCAAGGTTATCGATGTGTCGCAATTTTTGGATACCGATAAGCTAAAGAGCAACTACAATCAAAGCTGGCTGGATATGGCGACGATGGAAGGGCCGAGTGGACCTATAATGGCCGGCGTATGGAATCGCAGCAGCGTGAAAAGCCTCGTCTGGTATCCAAAGAAAGAATTTGATGATGCGGGTTATACCGTACCTAACACTTGGGATGAGCTGCTGGCGCTCACGGAGCAAATTGCCGCTGACGGCGATCCGGCATGGGCAATTGGCATCGAAAGCGGAGCGGCAACCGGGTGGCCCGCAACCGACTGGATTGAAGACATCATGCTGCGCACGACAACACCGGAAAACTATGATAAGTGGGTAAAAGGCGAGCTGCCATTTACAGATCCTATTGTTAAAAATGCATTCGAGAAGCTGTCGCAAATTTGGCTGAACGACGACTATGTTTACGGTGGGCGCAAGTCGATCGTAACGACTGCATTCGGGGATTCGGTTACACCGATGTTTGATCATCCGCCTAAAGCATGGCTGCATCGCCAAGCCAGCTTTATTACAAGCTTTTTCCCTGAAGGGTTGAAATCGGGTGAAGATTATGACTGGTTCTACTTGCCGTCGATTGATGAGGCTTATGGTGACCCCGTGCTTGTTGCAGGTGATTTGTATGCGATGCATAACGACCGTCCGGAAGTGCGCGCCGTTATGGAGTTTTTCACGACAGGCGAATCTATTAAGACCTGGGTGCAGTCGGGTGGCATAATCGCGCCAATGAATGATGCAAGCCTGGATTGGTATCCGACAGATGTCGAGCGCAGAATGGGCGAGCTCGTGAAAAACGCCTCGACGCTGCGCTTTGATGGATCTGATCTCATGCCTGGTTCGGTAGGAGCAGGCACGTTCTGGAAAGGAACGACGGACTATATTAGCGGAACCGTTGATTTGGACGGCGCGCTTAAAGAAATTCAGTCTGGCTTTAATAATTAA
- a CDS encoding alpha/beta fold hydrolase has protein sequence MVMDYGSNAISISRHSRGRRFPWKRVLLWAAIVVIVLILALFLFIQAKTYSPLEEALTALKSDGSVQVSELKHGYRFEPEAGKELLLPNIIFYPGGLVKPESYAPLARRLAEAGHRVYVASMPLNLALTAQNRADEYIAEHPEESYVIGGHSLGGAFAARYAAENPNKLAGIFFMGAYADDGADLSGSKLAVLQITGTLDAVLNKETWEQSKKNLPAERTEYVSIEGGNHGGFGTYGKQSGDNDATISASEQADKVAAAIDAWLSKLPK, from the coding sequence ATGGTAATGGATTATGGTTCAAATGCAATCTCGATATCCCGTCATTCGCGTGGACGCCGTTTTCCTTGGAAGCGAGTGCTGTTATGGGCAGCCATTGTCGTCATAGTTCTGATCCTGGCGCTATTCCTATTTATACAGGCGAAGACGTATAGTCCGCTGGAAGAAGCGCTCACCGCGCTGAAAAGCGACGGCTCTGTTCAGGTAAGTGAGCTTAAGCATGGTTACCGTTTTGAGCCGGAAGCGGGCAAGGAGTTGCTTTTGCCTAATATTATTTTTTATCCAGGAGGGCTGGTGAAGCCAGAGAGCTACGCACCGCTTGCACGGCGCCTGGCAGAGGCTGGACATCGCGTTTATGTGGCGTCAATGCCATTGAACTTGGCGCTTACTGCGCAGAACCGCGCAGATGAATACATAGCGGAGCATCCAGAAGAAAGCTATGTGATCGGCGGGCATTCGCTTGGCGGTGCATTTGCTGCGAGATATGCGGCAGAGAATCCGAATAAGCTGGCCGGCATCTTTTTCATGGGCGCATATGCCGATGACGGCGCTGATTTGAGCGGCAGCAAGCTGGCAGTACTGCAAATTACGGGGACGCTGGATGCTGTGCTGAACAAGGAAACCTGGGAGCAGTCCAAGAAAAATTTGCCTGCGGAGCGGACCGAATATGTGTCGATCGAGGGCGGCAATCATGGCGGCTTCGGTACATACGGCAAGCAGTCCGGCGACAACGATGCGACGATATCGGCTTCCGAGCAAGCGGACAAGGTGGCAGCTGCAATCGACGCTTGGCTTTCGAAGCTCCCCAAATAA